A region from the Leptospirillum ferriphilum ML-04 genome encodes:
- a CDS encoding OsmC family protein: MNLEALEKTIALFRSDPAKARKENVLEGEWNTKGSGAQFHADLVFESGKLSLEMDNPKAMGGEGLAPGPLQYCLFGMASCFAGTFMMVAAKQGVQIQRLKIRVENVVDMTRPLGISQNPLTDGVRIRLSVSSPSSESVLQKIEEQSREQCPAVWCLTNPIPLSISLHREG, from the coding sequence GTGAATCTGGAAGCGCTGGAAAAAACGATCGCTCTTTTTCGTTCGGACCCGGCAAAAGCCCGGAAGGAAAACGTACTCGAGGGAGAGTGGAACACAAAAGGTTCGGGAGCGCAGTTTCATGCGGATCTTGTGTTCGAGAGCGGAAAGCTGTCCCTGGAGATGGACAACCCCAAGGCCATGGGAGGGGAGGGACTGGCTCCGGGACCATTGCAGTATTGTTTGTTTGGAATGGCTTCCTGCTTTGCCGGAACTTTCATGATGGTCGCCGCAAAACAGGGGGTCCAAATACAACGCCTGAAGATCCGCGTGGAAAATGTTGTTGATATGACCCGGCCGCTGGGTATCAGTCAAAATCCATTGACAGACGGTGTCCGTATCCGGTTGTCGGTCTCGAGTCCGTCGTCCGAATCTGTTCTCCAGAAGATAGAAGAACAGTCCCGGGAGCAATGTCCGGCTGTCTGGTGTCTGACCAATCCGATTCCGCTGTCCATTTCCCTTCATCGGGAGGGATAA
- a CDS encoding DegT/DnrJ/EryC1/StrS family aminotransferase, whose protein sequence is MSPIPFFDLTRQYGQVGEQVKSAVLSVLSTQQFILGETVSRFEKKIADFLGTAHAAGVASGTDALILLLKAAGLEPGDAVLVPSFTFYASASSVCLAGGCPVWTEVDENRYVVSPETLENALLTQCVQGPDQVYRSRQGNHPVRGIVVVHLYGQMADMEKISAWAGSRGLWVVEDACQSIGARLHGKSAGILSKGAAYSFFPTKNLGGGGDGGLVTTEDAQLAERIRSLRVHGSRQRYIHEELGYNSRLDALQAAILEAKLEFLPGWNARRQTLAKRYTESFSGQDVFRAPDWNDSGDSVYHQYTIEFRRPEDRDRVKKKMAEAGVGTEIYYPVPQHRQRAFQPYFQGDMGITDRLSSSVLSLPIFPELTDGEQDTIIRVLLDASRQGGVS, encoded by the coding sequence TTGTCGCCTATCCCTTTTTTTGATCTGACCCGGCAATACGGACAGGTGGGAGAACAGGTCAAGAGTGCTGTTCTTTCGGTCCTTTCCACCCAGCAATTTATCCTGGGAGAAACCGTTTCCCGTTTCGAAAAAAAAATTGCCGACTTTTTGGGAACCGCGCACGCCGCAGGAGTCGCATCCGGGACCGATGCCCTGATTCTTCTCCTGAAAGCGGCCGGACTCGAGCCTGGGGATGCGGTTCTCGTTCCTTCGTTTACATTTTATGCTTCGGCAAGTTCCGTTTGTCTGGCCGGAGGTTGCCCTGTCTGGACGGAGGTGGACGAAAATCGGTATGTCGTTTCCCCCGAAACACTGGAGAATGCTCTTCTCACCCAGTGTGTCCAGGGGCCGGACCAGGTCTATCGGAGCCGTCAGGGGAACCATCCTGTCCGGGGGATCGTTGTCGTCCATCTTTACGGCCAGATGGCGGATATGGAAAAAATCTCCGCCTGGGCGGGATCCCGGGGGCTTTGGGTCGTGGAGGACGCCTGCCAGTCCATCGGAGCCAGACTCCACGGAAAAAGTGCCGGAATACTGAGCAAAGGGGCGGCCTATTCTTTCTTTCCGACCAAAAATCTGGGCGGAGGGGGAGATGGGGGGCTCGTGACGACGGAAGATGCGCAATTGGCGGAACGAATCCGGAGCCTTCGCGTTCACGGAAGCCGGCAACGCTATATTCATGAAGAGCTGGGGTATAACTCCCGTCTGGATGCTCTTCAGGCGGCGATTCTCGAAGCCAAGCTCGAGTTTCTCCCGGGGTGGAATGCACGTCGGCAGACGTTGGCCAAACGGTATACGGAGTCATTTTCCGGACAGGATGTTTTTCGGGCTCCGGACTGGAACGATTCGGGGGACTCCGTCTATCACCAGTATACGATTGAGTTTCGTCGTCCCGAAGACCGTGACAGAGTGAAAAAAAAGATGGCCGAAGCCGGAGTCGGAACGGAGATCTATTATCCTGTTCCCCAGCACAGGCAAAGGGCGTTTCAACCTTATTTCCAAGGGGACATGGGTATCACCGACCGTCTGTCGTCTTCCGTTCTTTCCCTGCCGATTTTTCCGGAGCTTACGGATGGGGAACAGGACACGATCATCCGGGTTTTGCTGGATGCATCCCGACAAGGAGGTGTCTCTTGA
- a CDS encoding tetratricopeptide repeat protein: MIPEPERIHRVNRWPLLLILLGLGGCLQSHTLSSVPGEQETRISSTKPVPVDAPRPWQSYYHQVQADVAESMDNPYLALDEVEKALKYRPESIDLTLMKARLEEQIGQYGSALRTLNELTQAHPGRLKPWMELARVKRQLALSATDKSERVRLLKEIIPIYLDRVIAIDPLKEDAYVALFDLYSRTGQIQEGLKKLADGIKRDPTSTYLPFYLGFEYTRLHQYDNARTYFSLSIQRNPAFEPGWESLADLDAQDGKWKDAEARYRHILNHIQPGNPEVEAKLLKVYLAENKINDAISFLGEIIEEHPGNDRFRLILSSLLVEQNRFGPAIDEIQAIIRKNPGNLRLLAFLGSVYERSLHFNRAISTYQLMIRKFPGSYQGYFSMGDLYRKLGNPQKAVFYLRKAHRLAPGKWQIDFSLALTLEDWKKYRPAMAALHQAMVLKPGNSLLVFNRAVLLDQWNHRKYLSRVRADLKEAIRLDPRFPDALNYLGYTDVVENGNLVNARYLILRALTFDPQNPSYRDSLGWCYFKMGDMKRAFREESMALVEMPKDATVLSHMGQIEWSLSTRLAKGHGDPKLIQMLQSSGLSGPDAATRLRERARIHLRESALIHPMKSRRVRLYLRLFGNQDRAFKKDLRLARIEWAHMHPRHGKRASLYRVQDGDTLQIISAKSRVYGSPQFWQTILKANRSVIHDPNHLPVGLILRIPPLPHREHARRQSGAMGSLSLYRLS, encoded by the coding sequence TTGATTCCGGAGCCCGAACGTATTCACCGTGTCAATCGATGGCCGTTGCTTCTGATCCTTCTCGGGCTGGGAGGATGCCTTCAGTCCCATACCCTTTCCTCCGTTCCCGGTGAACAGGAAACGCGCATCTCCTCCACCAAGCCTGTTCCTGTTGATGCGCCCCGTCCCTGGCAATCCTACTACCATCAGGTTCAGGCAGATGTTGCGGAAAGTATGGATAACCCCTATCTTGCACTGGATGAGGTGGAAAAGGCTCTGAAGTATCGACCGGAGTCGATTGATCTGACGCTCATGAAAGCGCGTCTGGAAGAGCAGATTGGCCAGTACGGCTCGGCATTGCGGACTCTGAACGAACTTACACAGGCACATCCGGGTCGCCTGAAGCCCTGGATGGAACTGGCAAGAGTCAAGCGACAACTTGCTCTGTCTGCAACGGACAAATCCGAACGTGTCCGCCTCCTGAAGGAAATTATTCCCATTTACCTCGATCGGGTGATTGCCATCGACCCGCTGAAGGAGGATGCCTATGTCGCTCTCTTCGACCTGTATTCCCGCACCGGGCAGATCCAGGAAGGGTTAAAAAAGCTTGCCGACGGGATCAAGCGGGATCCGACTTCAACCTATCTTCCCTTTTACCTGGGATTTGAATATACGCGCCTGCATCAGTATGACAATGCCCGCACATATTTCTCCCTGTCCATTCAGCGCAACCCGGCTTTTGAGCCGGGTTGGGAGTCTCTGGCGGATCTGGACGCACAGGATGGAAAATGGAAAGATGCCGAAGCCCGATACCGGCACATCCTGAACCATATCCAGCCGGGAAATCCGGAGGTGGAGGCGAAACTCTTAAAAGTTTATCTGGCGGAAAACAAGATCAATGACGCGATTTCCTTTCTGGGGGAGATTATTGAGGAGCACCCCGGAAATGACAGGTTTCGGTTGATCCTATCTTCTCTTCTGGTTGAACAGAATCGTTTTGGGCCGGCGATTGACGAAATTCAGGCGATCATCCGGAAAAATCCGGGAAACCTCAGGCTTCTCGCATTTTTGGGAAGTGTCTATGAGCGTTCCCTGCATTTTAACCGCGCAATTTCCACCTACCAGCTCATGATCCGAAAGTTTCCGGGCAGTTATCAGGGCTATTTTTCCATGGGGGATCTTTACCGGAAGCTTGGGAATCCCCAAAAGGCGGTTTTTTACCTTCGAAAAGCCCATCGACTTGCTCCAGGAAAATGGCAAATCGATTTTTCTCTCGCCCTGACCCTGGAAGACTGGAAAAAATATCGACCCGCCATGGCGGCTCTCCATCAGGCAATGGTTCTGAAACCGGGGAACTCCCTGCTCGTATTTAATCGTGCGGTGCTTCTTGATCAGTGGAATCACCGGAAATATCTTTCCCGTGTCCGGGCCGATCTCAAGGAGGCCATCCGTCTGGATCCCCGTTTTCCGGATGCCCTCAATTACCTGGGATATACAGATGTTGTGGAGAATGGAAATCTTGTGAATGCCCGATACCTGATCCTCCGGGCCCTGACGTTCGATCCCCAGAATCCCTCCTACAGAGACAGTCTGGGCTGGTGCTACTTCAAGATGGGTGACATGAAGCGCGCCTTCCGGGAAGAGTCGATGGCTCTGGTCGAGATGCCGAAGGATGCAACCGTCCTGTCCCATATGGGACAGATCGAATGGAGCCTTTCCACCCGTCTTGCAAAAGGCCATGGAGACCCCAAACTGATCCAGATGCTCCAGTCATCGGGGCTGTCCGGTCCCGATGCGGCCACAAGACTGCGGGAACGCGCCCGCATCCACCTCCGGGAATCGGCCCTGATCCATCCGATGAAATCCCGACGGGTTCGTTTGTATCTGCGGCTCTTTGGAAATCAGGACCGGGCGTTCAAAAAGGATCTGCGCCTGGCGCGGATTGAGTGGGCGCACATGCATCCCCGTCACGGAAAGCGCGCCAGTCTCTATCGGGTGCAGGATGGAGACACCCTCCAGATCATCTCTGCAAAAAGCCGAGTCTACGGGTCTCCCCAATTCTGGCAGACCATTTTGAAAGCCAACCGCTCCGTGATCCATGATCCGAACCATCTTCCGGTCGGTCTGATTCTCCGGATCCCCCCTCTCCCCCATCGAGAGCATGCCCGGAGACAGTCCGGAGCCATGGGAAGTTTATCCCTCTATCGGTTGTCCTGA
- a CDS encoding DUF5069 domain-containing protein: MQVEDKDFIRLAIRSPRETLGDFPILPRLIDKIRLHLSGQLPPVYVGNLLMPPPYLDGRFLSFVEISPEEMSEIVASGIGDEQILAWVRSRGVPRSPEEIEKWRFSIENSPVPEDRVAHRVSAYPEVAARFDVSNMSPFDLLDLDEGRILTPSSRRT; the protein is encoded by the coding sequence ATGCAAGTGGAAGACAAGGATTTCATCCGACTGGCGATTCGCTCTCCGCGTGAGACACTGGGGGACTTCCCGATTCTTCCGCGGTTGATCGACAAGATCCGGCTTCATCTGTCCGGACAGCTTCCGCCGGTTTATGTGGGCAATCTTCTGATGCCGCCCCCCTACCTTGACGGTCGTTTTTTGTCCTTTGTCGAGATTTCCCCCGAGGAGATGTCAGAGATTGTGGCATCCGGTATCGGGGATGAGCAAATTCTCGCCTGGGTTCGGAGTCGGGGGGTTCCCCGGTCTCCGGAAGAAATCGAGAAATGGCGCTTTTCGATCGAAAACAGTCCTGTGCCCGAGGATCGGGTTGCCCATCGGGTAAGTGCTTACCCGGAAGTCGCGGCCCGTTTTGATGTCAGCAACATGAGCCCTTTCGACCTGCTTGATCTGGATGAGGGCCGGATTCTGACCCCCTCTTCCCGAAGGACGTGA
- a CDS encoding 3-hydroxyacyl-CoA dehydrogenase NAD-binding domain-containing protein, giving the protein MRAPVQKLGVIGANRYSAPLVHWVLARGYPVVWLEKEFSSLEVHLESVRNGLSKAVHAGQMTALARDSILSLLSGTTQYSDLSGCNMVVEMNPDDPEEKREVIGRIEKYISPESPIGISLDTLTVTQLAGEVLHPGRLFRLRPIGLPPRTLVGLEIVAGRKTDPVTIQTASDFSLMLELPPMIAHEGPGGVANRFLARCFSEARVLTRAERKHLSDLDAELRRRGWETLPGETMEKIGRSGVRQILAFFHRFYGDTFFVGEDDEIRGGYSRLPSLSETPEIRTVSEIADLWILSLQNEAIQMVYENVASWETVDRVSEMVFGLVPDKGGLLGRGAARGWSVVLSGVWTLSSLTSGRIWPSPLLHLIGIESRYDGRNLT; this is encoded by the coding sequence ATGAGAGCGCCTGTCCAAAAACTGGGTGTTATCGGGGCGAACCGCTACAGTGCGCCACTGGTCCATTGGGTCCTTGCGCGCGGGTATCCCGTCGTCTGGCTGGAAAAGGAATTTTCCTCCCTGGAAGTCCATCTTGAAAGTGTCAGAAACGGACTTTCGAAAGCCGTTCACGCAGGGCAGATGACGGCTCTTGCCCGGGATTCGATCCTGTCCCTCTTGTCGGGGACGACCCAGTATTCGGACCTTTCCGGGTGCAACATGGTTGTGGAGATGAATCCGGACGATCCGGAAGAGAAGCGGGAGGTGATCGGGCGCATTGAAAAATATATCTCGCCCGAATCCCCTATCGGAATTTCCCTGGATACGTTGACGGTCACCCAATTGGCCGGAGAGGTTCTGCACCCCGGTCGCCTTTTTCGACTCCGTCCTATCGGGCTTCCTCCCAGAACGCTTGTCGGTCTTGAAATCGTCGCCGGCCGGAAAACGGATCCCGTCACCATTCAGACGGCTTCCGATTTCTCACTCATGCTGGAACTTCCGCCAATGATCGCCCATGAAGGACCCGGTGGGGTCGCCAACCGGTTCCTTGCCCGATGTTTTTCGGAGGCGAGGGTCCTTACGCGTGCAGAGAGAAAACATTTGAGTGACCTGGATGCCGAGCTTCGGAGAAGGGGATGGGAAACCCTACCGGGCGAGACCATGGAGAAGATTGGCCGCTCTGGAGTACGCCAGATACTGGCTTTTTTCCATCGTTTTTACGGAGACACTTTTTTTGTCGGGGAGGATGACGAGATCAGGGGAGGATACTCCCGACTCCCTTCCCTTTCGGAAACGCCGGAAATCCGGACGGTGTCCGAGATTGCGGATCTGTGGATTCTGTCTCTTCAGAACGAAGCGATCCAGATGGTTTATGAAAACGTCGCTTCCTGGGAAACGGTGGATCGTGTCTCAGAAATGGTCTTCGGCCTTGTTCCGGACAAGGGGGGGCTTCTCGGGAGAGGGGCGGCCCGTGGCTGGTCCGTTGTATTGTCGGGGGTCTGGACTTTGTCCAGCCTGACGTCCGGACGGATCTGGCCGTCTCCGCTCCTCCACCTGATCGGGATTGAATCCCGGTACGATGGACGGAACCTCACATAA
- a CDS encoding cache domain-containing protein → MTEPVEDIRAAHIRPEETSSSGRRSRAWRWNVGLVIFLMMIIPSSIMVVLYYREVMATYYVTRNPLPKSARDMASGISRVMVQDIRDVMLLGKSLSDPSILGSPDAIRKTIGKFSSSGELGHFAGWAVYSVDGKPLGKYDYRNLKPYERESLDLLARLKKVGGPALFSAPIYNQANRISILLIAVPVLKPGQTSVDRPSGYLVGAENLSGVLDPYLYTPKKQGAPGLSYVASSGGHILASSNSILVGEKMDQIGLGPVLDRFHQGESGGFKDSVKGDRYMFGSALMSDLQGLSTHSWFVVLQAPEDVVMAKARRMRFIMDLVAFVVAPVLFSVDCFFLFRSLRSST, encoded by the coding sequence ATGACCGAACCGGTTGAAGATATCCGGGCGGCCCATATCCGTCCGGAGGAGACGAGCTCTTCTGGAAGGCGCTCCCGGGCCTGGCGATGGAATGTCGGCCTCGTGATCTTCCTGATGATGATCATTCCGAGTTCCATTATGGTTGTCCTTTATTATCGGGAAGTCATGGCGACCTATTATGTGACGCGGAATCCTCTTCCGAAGTCCGCCCGCGATATGGCTTCCGGCATCAGTCGAGTCATGGTGCAGGATATCCGCGATGTCATGCTTCTGGGCAAGTCTCTGTCAGATCCCTCCATCCTGGGCTCACCGGACGCAATTCGCAAAACGATCGGGAAGTTTTCCAGCTCTGGCGAGCTCGGACATTTTGCGGGATGGGCGGTCTATTCTGTCGACGGAAAGCCCCTCGGGAAATATGACTATCGCAATCTCAAGCCCTATGAAAGAGAGTCCCTTGATCTTCTGGCGCGACTGAAAAAGGTGGGGGGACCCGCTCTTTTTTCTGCTCCCATCTATAATCAGGCGAATCGGATCTCCATCCTCCTGATTGCGGTTCCGGTCCTGAAGCCCGGACAGACCTCTGTCGACCGGCCCTCCGGATATCTCGTCGGTGCGGAAAATCTGTCGGGCGTCCTCGACCCGTACCTCTATACACCGAAAAAACAGGGCGCTCCGGGCCTCTCCTATGTTGCCTCCTCCGGGGGGCATATTCTTGCGAGTTCCAATTCCATTCTTGTCGGAGAAAAAATGGATCAGATTGGACTAGGCCCTGTCCTCGACCGGTTTCATCAGGGGGAGTCGGGAGGATTCAAGGACTCTGTGAAAGGAGACCGGTATATGTTCGGTTCGGCCCTCATGAGCGACCTGCAGGGGCTCTCGACGCATTCCTGGTTTGTCGTCTTGCAGGCCCCGGAGGACGTTGTCATGGCCAAAGCCCGAAGGATGAGATTTATCATGGATCTGGTCGCCTTTGTCGTTGCTCCGGTTCTTTTTTCCGTCGATTGTTTCTTCCTTTTCCGGAGCCTTCGCTCTTCGACATGA
- a CDS encoding ferredoxin reductase: protein MAAREVLPTTLMDIIQETPRVCTFRLALPEKSPFSFQAGQFVMASIPGFLNTKGRPVRRAYSVASSPKDLEKGFLELTITRVGEGGFFSNRIHECQPGDTIHIDGPYGSFVLRNADETPPQRYLFVASGSGIAPLRGMIRTILMEGRKVPVSLYYGYRNASDFIFEKELTDYALGRPDFELVTALSRGEGTAIEPAGGLPNVRKGLQGRITRLLPELIPKADGSEVYICGPPEMVGQSEAFFRDAGYPDERVHKEQW, encoded by the coding sequence ATGGCCGCGCGTGAAGTCCTGCCCACCACTTTGATGGATATCATTCAGGAAACACCGAGAGTTTGTACGTTTCGTCTTGCTCTTCCGGAAAAATCCCCATTTTCATTTCAGGCCGGGCAGTTTGTGATGGCTTCCATTCCGGGGTTTCTGAACACAAAAGGACGGCCTGTAAGACGAGCCTACTCCGTGGCTTCGTCTCCAAAAGATCTGGAAAAAGGATTCCTTGAACTCACGATCACGAGAGTCGGGGAAGGGGGTTTTTTTTCCAACCGGATCCATGAATGCCAGCCAGGAGACACGATACACATTGACGGTCCCTATGGCTCCTTCGTTTTGCGAAATGCGGACGAAACCCCTCCTCAACGATATCTCTTTGTAGCATCGGGGTCAGGCATTGCCCCGCTTCGGGGAATGATACGGACAATTCTGATGGAAGGGAGGAAGGTACCGGTCAGTCTTTATTATGGCTACCGCAACGCTTCAGACTTCATTTTTGAAAAGGAGTTGACGGATTATGCCCTGGGAAGACCCGACTTTGAACTTGTGACAGCCCTTTCCCGGGGAGAGGGAACAGCGATTGAGCCGGCGGGAGGGTTGCCCAATGTCCGGAAAGGGCTTCAGGGACGTATTACCCGTCTTCTTCCCGAGCTCATTCCCAAGGCGGATGGTTCGGAAGTCTATATCTGTGGTCCTCCGGAGATGGTGGGCCAGTCGGAAGCCTTTTTTCGGGACGCGGGTTACCCGGACGAGCGAGTACACAAGGAACAGTGGTGA
- a CDS encoding ABC transporter permease, whose amino-acid sequence MSEVRPEESRENTSLSRPPVSLLAFRPMAGILLRQFFLYRRSVPRWMEIFYWPLLDLLVWGFLTLYLRQGILPGSGAVQALLGGLLLWDMLYRSQQGISVVFLEEIWSRNLYNLMVAPVTPYHIIFGAMVTGLLKITLSSGTAIFLAYILFSYSLFHLGIALVPFVFCLVVMGWALGIMTTALILRFGQEAEVLAWGVIFLFQPVSAVFNPVSVLPEGFRQIAFFVPASHVFEGMRQVLAGQGFPWGQLLMAMVEDVFYVAGGLLLFSRVLKRAKKVGFSLKLGS is encoded by the coding sequence ATGAGTGAAGTCCGGCCGGAGGAAAGTCGGGAGAACACATCCCTCTCCCGGCCCCCGGTTTCCCTCCTTGCATTTCGTCCGATGGCCGGCATCTTGCTCAGACAATTTTTCCTTTATCGAAGAAGCGTTCCAAGATGGATGGAGATTTTTTACTGGCCCTTGCTGGACCTTCTGGTGTGGGGTTTTTTGACTCTTTATCTTCGCCAGGGAATTCTTCCGGGATCGGGCGCTGTTCAAGCCCTCCTGGGCGGTCTCCTTCTCTGGGATATGCTTTATCGCTCCCAGCAGGGGATTTCTGTGGTTTTTCTGGAGGAAATCTGGTCCCGCAATCTCTATAACCTGATGGTCGCTCCGGTGACCCCCTATCATATCATCTTCGGAGCCATGGTGACGGGGCTTCTGAAGATTACTCTTTCGTCAGGAACAGCCATATTCCTTGCTTATATTTTATTTTCCTACTCTCTCTTCCACCTCGGCATTGCCCTGGTTCCGTTTGTCTTCTGTCTGGTCGTCATGGGATGGGCATTGGGCATCATGACGACAGCCCTGATTCTTCGCTTCGGACAAGAGGCGGAGGTACTGGCCTGGGGAGTGATCTTTCTCTTTCAGCCGGTCAGTGCCGTTTTTAATCCGGTTTCTGTCCTTCCGGAAGGCTTTCGTCAGATCGCCTTCTTTGTACCTGCTTCGCATGTGTTTGAAGGAATGCGCCAGGTTCTTGCCGGACAAGGCTTTCCCTGGGGACAGCTTCTCATGGCCATGGTGGAAGATGTCTTTTATGTTGCGGGAGGTCTGCTTTTATTTTCCAGGGTTTTGAAACGCGCGAAAAAGGTCGGATTTTCCTTGAAACTGGGGAGTTAG
- a CDS encoding ABC transporter ATP-binding protein — MPEAVLVARNLTKRFSVDRPPAVHRVSLDVFPGEILSIVGPNGAGKSTLLQMLLGLLTPDEGTIRIFGVDIVRQRRKVAHLMNYASTDLSLPYSLSVRENLEVYALVYNLPDPGESVRNILERFSLQSLAKTKVGKLSTGQIARLSLAKALISRPEILFLDEPTATLDPEASAELRSVLREQVESNHLALVYTSHNMREIERLSDRILLIESGKTVACGSRDDLYRHFDCDNLEEVFLKSMARARQSRENGELVYE, encoded by the coding sequence GTGCCTGAAGCCGTTCTGGTGGCCAGGAACCTCACAAAGCGATTTTCCGTTGATCGTCCGCCGGCAGTTCATCGCGTCTCTCTTGACGTGTTTCCGGGGGAGATCCTGTCAATTGTTGGACCGAATGGTGCCGGTAAGTCGACGCTTCTTCAGATGCTCCTGGGGCTTTTGACTCCGGATGAGGGCACAATCCGGATTTTTGGTGTCGATATTGTTCGCCAGAGAAGAAAAGTCGCCCATCTCATGAATTATGCTTCCACGGATTTATCCCTGCCGTATTCTCTCTCCGTCAGGGAAAACCTCGAGGTTTATGCGCTTGTCTACAATTTGCCGGATCCCGGTGAATCGGTTCGAAACATACTCGAACGCTTTTCCCTGCAATCCCTGGCCAAAACAAAAGTCGGGAAACTGTCAACAGGTCAAATTGCCCGGCTTTCTCTTGCCAAGGCACTGATTTCCCGACCGGAAATTCTGTTTCTGGACGAACCGACGGCGACGCTTGACCCCGAAGCCTCAGCCGAGCTTCGGTCTGTGTTGCGGGAACAGGTGGAGTCCAATCATCTGGCTCTGGTTTACACGTCCCATAATATGAGGGAAATCGAACGCCTGTCGGACCGAATCCTTCTGATCGAATCCGGAAAAACGGTTGCCTGCGGTTCCCGGGACGATCTTTACCGCCATTTCGACTGTGACAACCTGGAGGAAGTGTTTCTGAAGTCCATGGCCCGGGCTCGGCAGAGTCGGGAAAACGGGGAACTTGTATATGAGTGA
- a CDS encoding TolC family protein — MKVLPFILVLLVNALFFMILSPGTANPDSLSTQSVSSGSGDRSNQIVGKEETSGGYVLTLPNALSIALRSQPQLGAAKAGVTSAKAGIGIAQSQYYPTLAGNSAYTRETGNFGPQPGFPFTIPESPVSYDFYQASLTLTQTLFAFGRRSSQVAQNRALYKASHQGAAKTVTDVIFGVEKAYFSVLKDQELLEVDRLTLADYRLQLRVAQARYNDGVANAYDVLNARVNLSNMVLTQVQDKNQFHVDELALNRAMGVIGHSPYRVAPYHPQLSIPYTPEQVVAIAISHRPDLKQLDQQTIAQKQAVRFNQAQFMPTVQTVGAYSLDSEFFPLVYNWSIATTVTIPIFNGFLNVQQVRQSRAQLKQVRFQREDLRQGVIQSVLSDLYTLKTAEQKIRDAQTLVEQAMQNLDLSETQFRVGTGTTVAVTQTERDLAKARSDLVQAQADFAISLAQLKRDMGINYDFDHNSLPTGGLP, encoded by the coding sequence ATGAAGGTTCTCCCTTTTATTCTTGTTCTTCTTGTCAACGCCCTCTTTTTCATGATTCTCTCTCCGGGAACAGCGAATCCGGACTCTCTATCAACACAGTCCGTCTCTTCTGGCTCTGGGGACAGGTCGAACCAGATCGTCGGAAAGGAAGAGACGTCCGGAGGGTATGTTCTGACACTGCCGAATGCGCTTTCCATTGCTCTCAGAAGCCAGCCACAACTGGGAGCGGCCAAAGCCGGGGTGACAAGCGCCAAGGCTGGAATCGGAATCGCGCAAAGTCAATATTACCCCACGCTTGCCGGAAATTCCGCCTATACCCGAGAAACTGGAAATTTCGGGCCCCAGCCAGGTTTCCCCTTTACGATACCCGAATCTCCGGTTTCCTATGATTTTTATCAGGCGTCCTTGACGTTGACCCAGACGCTTTTCGCTTTCGGCCGCAGAAGTTCCCAGGTCGCCCAGAACAGGGCACTCTACAAGGCTTCCCATCAGGGAGCCGCCAAAACGGTCACTGACGTCATTTTTGGTGTTGAAAAAGCTTATTTTAGTGTCCTGAAAGATCAGGAACTCCTGGAGGTTGACCGTCTCACACTGGCGGATTACCGATTGCAGCTCCGAGTGGCCCAGGCGCGTTACAATGATGGGGTGGCGAATGCCTACGACGTTCTGAATGCCCGGGTGAACTTGTCCAACATGGTTCTCACCCAGGTCCAGGACAAGAATCAGTTTCATGTGGACGAATTGGCCCTGAACCGGGCGATGGGGGTCATTGGCCATTCCCCTTACCGGGTCGCTCCTTATCACCCGCAGCTTTCCATCCCCTATACACCGGAACAAGTCGTCGCCATCGCGATTTCCCATCGCCCGGATCTGAAGCAGCTGGACCAGCAGACCATTGCCCAGAAACAGGCCGTTCGATTCAATCAGGCACAATTCATGCCGACGGTCCAGACAGTCGGTGCGTACAGTCTGGACAGTGAATTTTTTCCTCTGGTCTACAACTGGTCGATCGCTACGACTGTCACGATTCCGATTTTTAACGGGTTTTTGAATGTCCAACAGGTGAGACAGTCCAGGGCTCAACTCAAACAGGTCCGTTTCCAGCGGGAGGATCTTCGCCAGGGAGTCATCCAGTCTGTTCTTTCGGACCTGTATACTCTGAAAACGGCGGAGCAAAAAATCCGGGATGCCCAGACGCTTGTTGAGCAGGCGATGCAGAACCTCGATCTCTCGGAGACCCAGTTTCGTGTGGGTACGGGAACGACGGTTGCGGTCACCCAGACGGAACGTGATCTGGCAAAGGCCCGTTCCGACCTTGTTCAGGCGCAGGCCGATTTTGCCATCAGCCTGGCCCAGCTGAAGCGGGATATGGGAATCAATTATGATTTTGACCATAACAGCCTTCCCACCGGAGGGTTGCCTTGA